The sequence below is a genomic window from Anopheles cruzii chromosome 3, idAnoCruzAS_RS32_06, whole genome shotgun sequence.
TTTTTTTGGTCTTTTGTCGTTTTAGTTGGTAAAATTCAGAAGCAATCATCTTACAAAACATCCGTCCGTAGCCGGACGCCGTACGAGAAGTGTAGCTTAcgttccgctgctgctgccggtctcGAGCCGCTGGTGGACGACACGACGAGCTCGTCGTCGGAATTCGGGTGCGGTAGCACCGTAAGTAGCGGTAGCGGTGGCCTTCCCTGCGGAATCACCAGCCCCGAACCGAGCGATCCGATGGACAGTATCGATACGACCGAGGATGGCAGTAGTTgtaccaccgccaccgccgccgccggacagAACCGAGTTCGGAGTCGCCGGTCGATAAGCGTCTCGTCGAGCGGGTGCTCAAGCTCGATGGACGATCGGAACTGTGATTTTTCGCCCCTGGGAAGCATCGTCAGCTGCCGGTGCGTTTAACGGCAAACAAGCGATTTCGAATCGCCACGAAAAAGAGCGTTTTAATGacaattgtttccattttcggtCCGCGGTTTTTACAGATGTAACTCGTACAGTATGTCCGACTTCGATGACGATGGTTTTCGCGAGGACAGCAGCGTCTCGACGTACGCAGTATTTTCCGCCTCCCGGTCCTACCACCATCCGttgcaccatcaccaccagaaCGTACCGCACCATCCGAACAACCACAAGGGACTGTTCGACATCGCGCTGAAGACGGTCCGGCTGATCCGGCGCAATCAGGAACTGCAGCTGCGGCTCTCGGAGCTACAGGACGAAACGAACGCGTTCATCGAGTCGGTGATGGCCAACCCGGAGAACGAGCCGCTGCGTAATCACTTCTACGGGGCGCAGAACCAGCGAATACCCGTGGCGCCACCCGTGGCGGTACAAAAATAGGCTGCTGCTCTCCTCGTGCGGAGCAAACCAACCCCAAAAGTCTGCAGAAATTAAATGGGAAAGGAAGAGAAAGCAACCAAGCGACGACACAAAACGGATGGAAGACACTTGTGAACAAACGCATCAAtcgttggccagcagcagcatgtgttGACCAGAGACGACGCATCGTCAAAATGAAGCGCCACTGCGCCTCTCACCGGGCTACCGATGATGAGGgccatttcgtttttctcaGAACCGACCCCTTCAACCGCTCATTTTCGCACGCTAAGTGGAGATTATTTAGCCCGATCGTGGTGCGATCGTTGGGTGGCTGATGATTGTCTCAGTTCCGGCGACtaattgtttaaattaaattcgaCGAGAATTGCGCACCTTTAGCCGCTGGACCCGCTACTGGgttcgtttttaatttattggccACCACGGCCGCCGGGCGGTATTCGTTAACTGTAGGAGATGCTTTTAGGTTTATCATTCTTTCGGTGTTAGCAAGTAGCAAGACAAATCAGATCAAGGGTCTGTAGAGACAGCGTGGGGCGTTTCAAGAGATTCGTAGACCACCAAAGGACACACAGTCTATACACAATCGCCAACAGTTGCGCCGGCGGGAACACGCACCTGCATCAGATGCTGGTGCGTTTATCGTTGAAACTAAGAAACCACCCTTTCGAGAAGCAATCAATCAGTCTGTTGTGAGACCTACCGAGTACCATAGAACGCTAAGCGATAAACGGGAATGGCGGTGGAATGTTCGTGTATCAGCGCGCAAACAATGGTTAAACGCagatttatgtttcgcttttaAATGTCTGCTTtccgtgtttgttttcttaatAGATTGATAAAATCGATCCAGAAAGTGATACAGAAAAAGCAAACAGTTAAAAGGATGTGCAACATCCAATTTGGAATGCAACAATCAAACAATATCCTTTTGGCGTGCGTGTGGCCAGAGCAGCAGGTTACTATTAGGTGGTGTGTCGCTTTAGTACATAATCGATCCGATACATTCGCATTTGTGCCGCTTTCGTTAAACGTTTAGGTGGTTTGTTATAAACCACAAATGGTTTATAAGTTTGGTACTCGTACTCTTGCAACAGATGCAAGCCTCACAGACTCGGTTTCTAATATCGGACGTTTGCGCTTTGTGAATGATTTTggcgaacacacaaaaaaagatACATTATCACCGAAAGCAAATAATAGGAGTTTTACTAGGGAGCTAGTTGATAAGATATGGACATTTGCGCGCGCAAGCTAATCAAAATCACATTCATTGCTACATCGTAGACGATCATCGTATGGCCCGTAGATCtataaaaaagcgaaaaaacgaATGTTGTTTCGTGTATGGCCATTCTTCGCCAAACACAGAAGATGCGATCGTGGAAACATTCAAGTTGTATTTATATTTAACTATCTTTAGCAGGAAGTTAGGAGAGAAATGTGATTCCATGAAGTAAACTGGATGGAACCCTGTTCCATTCAATGCCAAACACAAATGCAGTTTTATCAATCAATTTCAATCGAAGAAAGAAATTTCAAGCATCTTCTTTTGCATGTTTCACAACAGGTAGtgtgaaaaagaaacgacCATAACGGGGATTCGAACTCATTACCTTCGTGTGCTTCGCATCTCAGACACAAACCTACCGAGGTATGCAACTAAGCTTGGAAAAGAACCATCATCCGTGCGACATTTGTAGGGTTCTACGGCCGATTCCATTCAAGTACAAATTCGTTTTAGTAAACTTCATTATTGCTCTCGTTTTTATTGAACAAATATTAaaaccgtttcttttcgtgtcATGTCGTCTCTTACAGCTACGTTTGAAAGTATCAGGCTGCTGCCTGACGATGAGCCTGACTTTGTCCTGCTACTACTATTACCCGGTTCCGACACCGTTTGACTAGTTTAACTTCCCGTGTGGCTGCCTGCCACTGCTGCCACGACGCGCCACTACTGCACTCGGTTGGCCCAATGCTCCTTCACCATGTCGGCCGCCTTTTCGCCGATCATGATGACCACGCCGTTGGTGTGGGCCGACGGGATGATCGGAAAGATGGACGCATCGACCACGCGCAACCCCGTAACGCCGTGTACCCGCAGCTCCGGATCGACGACGGCATCGGGATCGGTGGCCAGGCCCATCTTGCACGTGCCCGACTGGTGCTGAATACTGGCGCCGACCCGCCGCAAACAGCAGCGCCAATACTCGTCCGACCGGAAGCGATGCTGTTGGCAGCCGAAAAACGGAGTCTCGAGCAGCTTGGCCTCGTACCGGGCGAAGCTTTCTGACTCCCCGATACGCACCGCCAGCTTGATGCCCTCGACCATGGTCGCCATATCGTCCGGATGGTCGAAGAAGTTACCCTCCAtgtgcggccaccggaacgggtTTCGACTCTTGAGccacacccggccccggctcttGGGACGCATCAGCACCGGCGCGATACCGAAGGCGTGCTGACCGCGGGCGCCACCGAACGTCCGCTCGTAGAACTCCGGCGTCATGCCGAACGTGTGCCGCAGCGACCCCGACTCGTCGTTGTTGACGGCCCCGGTCCCCAGCACCAGCTCCATGTCCGGGTAGTCGTCCGGCGACCGGGATCCATTGACCTTCACGAAAGCAATACCCTCGGCCCCGCCGGGCAGCGTGAACGGTCCGCTCCGGGTGACGAGGTAATTCAGAACGTTCAGTGGCCTGCGCATGTCCCGTTCCCGGATCGTGACCGGCTTGTTGACGGTGAACACCAGCCCCGAGAGTGTCTGGTGGTCCTGCAGGTTGTAGCCGACCCGAAGGTCCTTCACCACCGGTATGCCCATGTCGTTCAGGTGTTCCCGGGGCCCGACCCCGGACAGCATGAGGAGCTGCGGCGAGGCAATCGCACCCGCCGCCAGAATCACTTCCCGCCGGACGCGCACCGTATGGGTTCGCTTGTTCTTCGTAAACTCCACCCCGAACGCGGTCTTCGTGAGCGGATCGATCAGGATCCGGGTGGCCCAGGAGCGGGTCGAGATGTCCAGGTTgggccgaccggcgaccggcttGAGGTACGCGCGGGCCGCACTGCAGCGCTCCCCGTTCACCATCGTGGCCTGCGTTTTGTAGAAGCCCAGCTGAACCGGATCATTCGGAGCGATGTGGCGGTACCCGAGCCGCCGGCCAGCCTCAATGTACCGCCGGAGCATCGGCGTCTCGAAGGAACTCTGCTCGATGTGCAGATAGCCGTCCGGGTTCGGGCGGCCCCCCTTCACCAGCTCCGCTTTCTCGAAGTACTTCCGCACATCCCGGTAGCCCCAGCCGTAATTGCCCGCCTGCTCCCACTCGTCGTAGTCGCGCCGGTGTCCACGGCCGTACAGCAGGAAGTTGAGTAGGCTCGTGCCACCCAGCCCACGTCCTTTGGGCCAGTAGCAGACGCCCTGCTCGAGCCCGGTGCACGCGTTCCGCATCGGATCCGAACGGTAGCCCCAGCTGTAACCTGCAACGATCGTGACACACGCCAGTCAACATGGGACCCCCATGAGAACCCAGGATTGCCAGACGCAACTTACCAGTGATCGTTGTCAAACCCGCCGTCAGGGGAACGTTCGAGACGGCGTTCTCTTCCTTGCCCacctcgagcagcagcacgttcCAACCGGCGACCTCACTCAGCCGGTTGGCCATcacggagccaccggaaccggccccgATCACTACGAAGTCGTACTCTTTGCGGATCCGCTTGGCCTCCGCGATCGGTACCGATGCGTTCGGGCCGCGGCGCATCATCAGGCTCAGCTCGTCGAACAGACTCTCGAGCACGGTCGAAGCCGCTCCTTGGCCGGCCACTTCGGCCGGCAGCGCCAGCATCATTAGGCCAACGAGCCGCGCCATCGCCACGATGGCATTCATCATTCAACGGGGGCCCTCTGCGAAACTCTGCCGACAGAAGGAAACATTTAATTATGGCAATGCCAACGGCCATGGACACATGTGGTATGCATTGGGGTTGGCGGCTTTTTTGGTGGCTCTTCTTCAATTGACTGACGGCCTGACTGACTCCCCGGtcgggtggccggccggcggggagGCACTACACAATCGATTAATTGCACTGAGCTGAGTGGCGATCGACGCAAAAAATACCTTCAACTTTCAAACGGACCGGGTGTTGACCGATCGCGGCGACCGATGGAGATCTTTCGCGAGTGTCGCACCGACTGCGGGCCCAACCAGTTTCGGGCGGGATTGGCCAATATTCGGGCCCCATCGAGGAAGCGCACGGATCGAATTCGATTCAATGTCTGCTACGGCGTGGCGCCGTCTCGCGTCGCGATGTTAATGTCGAGGGTAACACCCGCGGTGTCGTGTAATGGCACGCACTGCACTGCGAAACTGATTTTTATTAGGATGACCAACGAAGCTAAACGAAGAAGACGCCAGAGGGCACGAGCAACGAGCGAAAATGCCAATCACACAGAACCGTTTTTATAGAGACCTCTAGCAGAAGATCTCGTTCGCGCATCCGTTACCTAATTATTCTACCCATTCTACCGGGTCACGCGCGGAACACCAGTAATGGATCGGTCTAAGAACGAGACACAATTTAAACCTGCCGGCTGAACTAAAATGTCAATAACTATTCGGCTAGTCCCACGAGTCAGTGTAACGGCCTCCATTAGCGTTGCCTTGGGCTCACTAAATAGTGGTCATTTCCTTCCGTTGCCCAAACTAACAAGAACGATTTCTTGAAGGTAGTTGATCTTCACACACGATAATGTTACGGAACTAGACGATGGTCACCGTGGGTGTTGGGGTTTCTTCTTCAAATTAAACAGCCTTTGACACTGCATCTGATGTGCTGCGGGTTCTTCTTCTCGGTTTGATGATCTCCAACATAAAGTGTGTTCAGGTATCAACTATTCAATCTAAATTAAAACTCATTTGCAGTTGGGGCCATGGTTCCACACCATGACCCCATGGTTCCACACAAGGTTTCACATTAAGAACTCAAGATGGTTGATCTAAATTAAGGCCAGTAGTTTTGGATTTAGCACACGAATATTTAAAAGTCAAAAGAATTACATCCGACCGACACTCGTTAGGGTTCACTAGTTTAGCATCTCAGATCATACGAACACACGTACCACTTCACTGGAGATTCAATGATGGAATGCAATAACACACACTCATTTCACATTGTTGTAGCTGGACCCTCTTCAGCGAAACACTTCTGAGCCGTCTTCTGCCCCAAACGATACAATGCCGAGGGGCTTCCTTCAAACGGTTCTTCACTGCACTGACCTTGGGAGGCGGCAGCGTTCGGCAACAGCGGCAGGCAGTAGCActccagcagccgcagcacactccagcagcaacacttcAGCAGTGGCCGACGGCGGTTCGTTCGCACATCAGTTTTCAATATCGCACCTTGGTGGCCGGATTAGGCACACCTCCGTTCGCCGTGGGGTCCAAAATGCAACTAATGGTGGTGGCGCACCGTTTAGTAGTCACCAGGCTGCCAGAAGCTGGCCTCTCCTTCTACTTCGTTCAAACGTGAAACCTTATCGCACACCTCCGACACCCGGCCGCACCGCTGGCATCGGGTGCGTGACCATCGACTCTAAGCGAAACACGTTCGTCGGTCCTAAAcgcacgatcgcgatcgatcgcctcCTCACGGGCCCTGGCTGTCCGCATTTTGGAAGGTGGCCGAACGTCTTGCGGCGTCTTGTTGGCGATCTTGGCGGCTCGGATGCAGTTTTAGCCATCCGATACCGATCCGGGCCCCGAACGTCTTCGCGATTAGCCCGTGGCCTGTGACGGGCTGACAAGGttgaacgaaagcaaaaaaaagagcgGTGGTCATAGAAGTCGCGTATCAAGCGCAACCAATTGCATCAAATTGTCGATTATCGTCGTCCGCTCGTTGCAGCAGACCCGCCGAGCACCGTGTGACGCGCGGGGTCGCGGTGGAGACAATTGTCCGGCCCGGCGTTGCGTAGCGGCAATTTTGTGGCACGGTTTCCACCGCTTGCCCGAAGGTGAAGTTCACGACGGCTTTCGTAAATAAAAATACCTCAAAACGCACACCCAACCCAACGCGAGACACCTTCTCGCGTTTGTGGGATTAGCGAGTGTTTGTTCGCGCCGCACTGCGACAATGGCGTGCCGCAGACTTCCGAGAGGGCGAGCAGGTTGATTGAGCGGGACCGGCCAGCCAGTAGTCGAGGACAGTAGCTCGGTCCGCGGCTGTGACCTACATGGGACAAGTTCTCGGTGGCTGCTGGGTACGCGAGCTTCTGCGATGTCCGACATCGATTAGAAGG
It includes:
- the LOC128269959 gene encoding uncharacterized protein LOC128269959, encoding MPLSTQPRSDPALDDLQMPSPARSESPMSPSPAQPTAGGGGVGGIPSLANFSVINYVGKIQKQSSYKTSVRSRTPYEKCSLRSAAAAGLEPLVDDTTSSSSEFGCGSTVSSGSGGLPCGITSPEPSDPMDSIDTTEDGSSCTTATAAAGQNRVRSRRSISVSSSGCSSSMDDRNCDFSPLGSIVSCRCNSYSMSDFDDDGFREDSSVSTYAVFSASRSYHHPLHHHHQNVPHHPNNHKGLFDIALKTVRLIRRNQELQLRLSELQDETNAFIESVMANPENEPLRNHFYGAQNQRIPVAPPVAVQK
- the LOC128269960 gene encoding glucose dehydrogenase [FAD, quinone]-like, producing MNAIVAMARLVGLMMLALPAEVAGQGAASTVLESLFDELSLMMRRGPNASVPIAEAKRIRKEYDFVVIGAGSGGSVMANRLSEVAGWNVLLLEVGKEENAVSNVPLTAGLTTITGYSWGYRSDPMRNACTGLEQGVCYWPKGRGLGGTSLLNFLLYGRGHRRDYDEWEQAGNYGWGYRDVRKYFEKAELVKGGRPNPDGYLHIEQSSFETPMLRRYIEAGRRLGYRHIAPNDPVQLGFYKTQATMVNGERCSAARAYLKPVAGRPNLDISTRSWATRILIDPLTKTAFGVEFTKNKRTHTVRVRREVILAAGAIASPQLLMLSGVGPREHLNDMGIPVVKDLRVGYNLQDHQTLSGLVFTVNKPVTIRERDMRRPLNVLNYLVTRSGPFTLPGGAEGIAFVKVNGSRSPDDYPDMELVLGTGAVNNDESGSLRHTFGMTPEFYERTFGGARGQHAFGIAPVLMRPKSRGRVWLKSRNPFRWPHMEGNFFDHPDDMATMVEGIKLAVRIGESESFARYEAKLLETPFFGCQQHRFRSDEYWRCCLRRVGASIQHQSGTCKMGLATDPDAVVDPELRVHGVTGLRVVDASIFPIIPSAHTNGVVIMIGEKAADMVKEHWANRVQ